In Deinococcus puniceus, one genomic interval encodes:
- a CDS encoding NAD(P)/FAD-dependent oxidoreductase — MKTLILGAGYAGLAVATKMKPLPDLETLLVEQNAFHTFETRLHEAAAHNTRVTMPLAPLLKGTGVHLEQAQVEGVNLDEKEVTLKDGRVLTYDTLVVGLGSVTNFYRIPGLAENASELKQLSDADEIFNYVNRVFANDYHGNRDIVVGGAGLTGVELVTELAQRAELLSKERGLPPFKIHLVEAGPKILPILDEALRLKAQKTLEEYGINILVGHRLMQATADSVTVQTADGEQKVIPAGKIIWTGGIQARDIVKGNKVEKGPGGRIAVDAQLRAKGYPDVFIIGDMSLALNQEGKPVPTTAQHAGQQGRLTGKNLMRLAKGEEAEAYEPTTLGEFVSLGGLMAVGWMKLPWNQKLAITGGLAHVMKRASEWRWRASID, encoded by the coding sequence ATGAAGACCCTAATCCTCGGCGCTGGTTACGCAGGCCTCGCAGTCGCCACCAAAATGAAACCCCTTCCTGATCTGGAAACGCTGCTCGTGGAGCAAAACGCCTTTCATACCTTTGAGACGCGCCTGCACGAAGCCGCCGCGCACAACACCCGCGTGACCATGCCGCTTGCGCCCCTGCTGAAAGGCACAGGCGTGCATCTGGAGCAGGCGCAGGTGGAAGGCGTGAACCTAGATGAGAAGGAAGTGACCCTGAAAGACGGGCGCGTGCTGACTTACGACACCCTTGTCGTAGGCCTCGGCAGCGTGACCAACTTCTACCGCATTCCGGGCTTGGCTGAAAACGCCAGCGAACTGAAGCAGCTCAGCGACGCCGACGAAATCTTCAATTACGTGAACCGCGTGTTCGCCAACGATTACCACGGCAACCGCGACATCGTGGTGGGCGGCGCGGGCCTGACGGGTGTAGAACTCGTCACCGAACTCGCGCAGCGGGCCGAACTGCTGAGCAAAGAGCGCGGCCTCCCTCCCTTCAAGATTCACCTCGTGGAAGCTGGCCCCAAGATTCTGCCCATTCTGGACGAAGCCCTGCGCCTGAAAGCCCAGAAAACGCTGGAAGAGTACGGCATCAACATTCTGGTGGGCCACCGATTGATGCAGGCCACCGCCGACAGCGTGACCGTGCAGACCGCCGACGGCGAGCAGAAGGTCATTCCGGCGGGCAAGATCATCTGGACGGGCGGCATTCAGGCCCGCGACATCGTGAAGGGCAACAAGGTTGAAAAAGGCCCCGGCGGACGCATTGCGGTGGACGCCCAACTGCGGGCCAAAGGCTACCCCGACGTATTCATCATCGGTGACATGAGCCTCGCGCTGAACCAAGAAGGCAAGCCGGTGCCCACTACCGCGCAGCACGCTGGACAGCAGGGCCGCCTGACGGGCAAAAACCTGATGCGCCTTGCCAAAGGGGAAGAAGCCGAAGCCTACGAACCCACCACTCTGGGCGAATTCGTGAGCCTCGGCGGCTTGATGGCGGTGGGCTGGATGAAACTGCCGTGGAACCAGAAACTGGCGATTACGGGCGGCCTCGCCCACGTGATGAAGCGGGCCAGCGAGTGGCGTTGGCGCGCCAGCATCGACTGA
- a CDS encoding DUF4388 domain-containing protein — translation MVRGDLAIFPLLSVMQMLLSSGRAGRFSVEHPRGGALWLDPGEVIHAQAGSLSGEAALQMLASLDGGQFQFEPNLIPPSRTLALRRDATLRRMLDDNEAWIVLLRSFPDWEKPVRFTARWNDTQPVTRNQYRALSLIPDGVTLRVLLDRSGLPPRQVMDTLKPFMTAGLIEVG, via the coding sequence ATGGTACGTGGCGATCTGGCTATTTTTCCCCTGTTGTCGGTTATGCAGATGCTGCTGTCGAGCGGGCGGGCGGGCCGTTTTAGCGTCGAGCACCCACGCGGCGGGGCGCTGTGGCTTGATCCCGGCGAGGTTATTCACGCCCAAGCGGGGAGCCTGAGCGGCGAGGCGGCCCTGCAAATGCTGGCGAGCTTGGACGGCGGCCAGTTTCAATTCGAGCCGAACCTGATTCCGCCCTCGCGCACGCTGGCCCTGCGGCGCGACGCCACCCTCAGGCGCATGCTGGACGACAATGAAGCGTGGATCGTCTTGCTACGCTCCTTTCCGGATTGGGAAAAGCCTGTGCGCTTTACGGCCCGCTGGAACGATACCCAGCCTGTGACCCGCAACCAATACCGCGCCCTGAGCCTCATTCCCGACGGCGTGACGTTGAGGGTCTTGCTTGACCGCAGCGGCCTGCCTCCCCGTCAGGTGATGGATACCCTCAAACCCTTTATGACGGCGGGCCTGATCGAAGTCGGCTGA
- a CDS encoding NUDIX hydrolase, producing the protein MVTFYNSEGQSSEAQARADAQALGLREKVLCFVHDGQKLLVFDHADVPDAGVQVPAGGVEAGETPAEAAVRELREESGLTLSNPHFLAAYRWEAQTPERFTRQVCYAFAFTAPDDLPHSWIQHADGHRFAFRWADLNRPELDWEMDAALPHLYSFLTKTNRPNRSLAHD; encoded by the coding sequence GTGGTCACATTCTACAATTCCGAAGGCCAATCTTCTGAAGCACAGGCGCGGGCCGACGCCCAAGCTCTGGGCCTGCGCGAGAAAGTCCTCTGCTTTGTGCATGACGGCCAAAAGCTATTGGTTTTCGATCATGCAGATGTCCCCGACGCAGGTGTACAAGTCCCTGCGGGCGGCGTGGAAGCGGGCGAAACCCCAGCCGAAGCCGCCGTGCGGGAACTGCGAGAAGAATCCGGCCTGACGCTCAGCAACCCGCACTTTCTGGCTGCTTACCGCTGGGAAGCCCAGACGCCCGAACGGTTCACCCGCCAAGTCTGCTACGCCTTCGCATTTACCGCACCCGACGACTTGCCCCACAGTTGGATTCAGCACGCAGACGGCCACCGGTTCGCCTTCCGCTGGGCTGACCTGAACCGCCCCGAACTGGATTGGGAGATGGACGCCGCGCTCCCGCACTTATATTCCTTCCTTACCAAAACGAACCGCCCCAACAGGAGCCTTGCCCATGACTGA
- a CDS encoding valine--tRNA ligase: protein MTDPTLADTAPADTAPDTTAEAPENTSALAKQFDPAAIEPAWAGRWRSEPFRADANSGKPPFTIVIPPPNVTGNLHLGHALDNTLIDTLIRYKRMQGFEALYLPGMDHAGISTQVVVEKQLREAGQSRFDLGREEFLKRVWDWKGQSGGVILSQLTRLGVSVDWTRERFTMDEGLSRAVRAQFVRLYHEGLAYRGERIVNWDPAAQTTLSELEVDREERKGKMTTLAYKLQDPTQPASNGEIGEIRIATVRPETIFADQAIAVHPEDERFRHLVGQQARIPLTGRLIPIIADEAVEMGFGVGALKITPAHDATDFEVGERHSLPRPSVIDLQGNLTSDLVPEAFRGMERFAARKAVTAALIESGDLIEERDHVTAIGLSERTKVPVEPIISTQWYVNVKPMAAKVLEGLDRGEIKLTPERYAKVNRDWLENIRDWNISRQLWWGHQIPAWYDEEGKVYVPDPENPELDCDKDPRYAHLTLRRDPDVFDTWFSSNLWPFSTLGWPDTDSEDFRKFYPTQVLVTGYDILFFWVTRMEMAGYHLTGQAPFSTVMLHGLYLDSKGQKMSKSKGNGIDPVDLFDQYGVDACRFAFASLSTGGQDIKHDPRRFEQGRNFANKLWNAARFALMRIGEAAPALTGSDDLTRYVRSATEQNDLHGSDPLRSGDALTKLKARADLTLADRWIISRLNAVTVETAAHLDAFDIGAAIRTLYSFTWDEFCDWYIEAAKPTLSSGNLGTLATLKAVLEHILKLLHPFMPFITSEVYAALGHRRQLALHSWPKENAALHDPEATRAFAALRGAVSAARSLKAELGLAPQDRLGMTVEGEQAALVTQNARVVETIARVTLVPSLEGRTLSAVEQGVLVRAPLEGTVDVQDWLGKQRKRLTELDKQIKQAQAKLDNAGFVARAPAEVIEEEQRRVQDFGVQKERLEGVLAQFA from the coding sequence ATGACTGACCCCACGCTTGCTGACACTGCCCCCGCCGATACCGCCCCCGACACTACTGCCGAAGCCCCCGAAAACACGTCTGCCCTTGCCAAGCAATTCGACCCCGCCGCCATTGAACCCGCATGGGCCGGACGCTGGCGCAGCGAACCCTTCCGGGCCGATGCCAACAGCGGCAAACCTCCCTTTACCATCGTGATTCCGCCGCCCAACGTGACCGGAAACCTGCACTTGGGGCACGCGCTAGACAACACCCTGATTGACACGCTGATCCGCTACAAACGCATGCAGGGCTTCGAGGCGCTGTATCTGCCGGGCATGGATCACGCGGGCATTTCTACGCAAGTGGTGGTGGAAAAGCAGTTGCGGGAAGCGGGGCAGTCGCGCTTTGACCTAGGGCGCGAGGAGTTCTTGAAGCGCGTGTGGGACTGGAAAGGGCAGTCGGGCGGCGTGATTCTGAGCCAACTGACCCGCTTGGGCGTCAGCGTGGACTGGACGCGAGAGCGCTTTACGATGGATGAGGGCCTGAGCCGCGCCGTGCGTGCCCAATTTGTGCGGCTGTATCACGAGGGGCTGGCGTACCGAGGCGAGCGGATTGTGAACTGGGATCCGGCGGCCCAGACCACCCTGAGCGAACTGGAAGTCGACCGCGAGGAACGCAAGGGCAAGATGACCACGCTGGCCTACAAGCTGCAAGACCCGACCCAGCCCGCCAGCAACGGTGAAATAGGCGAAATCCGGATCGCCACCGTGCGCCCGGAAACGATCTTTGCCGATCAGGCCATCGCCGTGCATCCCGAAGACGAACGCTTCCGGCATCTGGTGGGCCAGCAAGCCCGCATTCCCCTCACGGGCCGCCTGATTCCGATTATTGCCGACGAGGCCGTGGAAATGGGCTTCGGCGTCGGCGCACTGAAAATCACGCCCGCCCACGACGCCACCGACTTCGAGGTGGGCGAGCGGCACAGTCTCCCCCGCCCCAGCGTCATCGATTTGCAAGGCAACCTGACCAGCGACTTGGTTCCCGAAGCCTTCCGAGGCATGGAACGCTTCGCGGCGAGAAAAGCGGTGACTGCTGCCCTGATCGAAAGCGGTGATCTGATCGAAGAGCGCGACCACGTGACCGCCATTGGCCTGAGCGAGCGCACCAAGGTTCCGGTGGAGCCGATCATCAGTACGCAGTGGTACGTGAACGTGAAACCGATGGCCGCCAAAGTGCTGGAGGGCTTAGACCGGGGCGAAATCAAGCTGACGCCGGAGCGCTACGCCAAGGTGAACCGCGACTGGCTGGAGAATATCCGCGACTGGAACATCAGCCGCCAACTGTGGTGGGGCCACCAGATTCCCGCTTGGTACGACGAGGAAGGCAAGGTGTACGTGCCTGACCCGGAAAACCCGGAACTGGACTGCGACAAAGACCCCCGCTACGCCCACCTGACGTTGCGCCGTGACCCTGACGTGTTCGACACTTGGTTTTCCTCGAACCTGTGGCCCTTTTCGACGCTGGGCTGGCCCGACACCGACAGCGAGGATTTCCGCAAATTCTACCCGACGCAGGTGTTGGTGACGGGCTACGACATCCTATTTTTCTGGGTCACGCGCATGGAAATGGCCGGATACCACCTGACCGGGCAAGCGCCCTTCAGCACGGTGATGCTGCACGGCCTGTATTTGGACAGCAAGGGTCAGAAGATGTCCAAGAGCAAGGGCAACGGCATCGACCCGGTGGATTTGTTCGACCAGTACGGCGTGGACGCTTGCCGCTTCGCCTTTGCCAGCCTCAGCACGGGCGGGCAGGACATCAAGCACGATCCGCGCCGCTTCGAGCAGGGGCGCAACTTTGCCAACAAGCTGTGGAACGCGGCCCGCTTTGCGCTGATGCGAATTGGGGAAGCCGCGCCCGCGCTGACCGGCTCTGACGACCTGACCCGCTACGTGCGGAGCGCGACAGAGCAGAACGACCTGCACGGCTCCGACCCGCTGCGCTCCGGCGACGCCCTGACCAAGCTGAAGGCCCGCGCCGACCTCACGCTGGCAGACCGCTGGATCATCAGCCGCCTGAACGCGGTGACAGTCGAAACGGCGGCACACTTGGACGCCTTCGACATCGGCGCGGCCATTCGCACGCTGTACTCGTTTACGTGGGATGAATTCTGCGACTGGTACATCGAGGCCGCCAAGCCTACATTGAGCAGCGGCAACCTTGGCACGCTGGCGACCCTCAAGGCCGTGCTGGAGCATATTCTGAAGCTGCTGCATCCCTTTATGCCCTTCATTACCTCGGAGGTGTACGCCGCGCTGGGTCACCGCCGCCAACTGGCGCTGCACTCGTGGCCCAAGGAAAATGCCGCGCTGCACGACCCGGAAGCCACCCGCGCCTTTGCCGCCCTACGCGGAGCCGTGAGCGCCGCCCGCAGCCTGAAAGCTGAATTGGGACTGGCCCCGCAAGACCGCCTCGGCATGACGGTGGAGGGCGAGCAGGCCGCGCTGGTCACGCAAAATGCCCGTGTGGTGGAAACCATCGCCCGCGTAACGCTCGTGCCCTCGCTGGAAGGCCGCACCCTGAGTGCCGTGGAGCAAGGCGTGCTGGTTCGCGCTCCGCTGGAAGGCACCGTGGACGTGCAGGACTGGCTGGGCAAGCAGCGCAAACGCCTGACGGAACTGGACAAACAGATCAAGCAGGCGCAGGCCAAGCTGGACAACGCCGGATTCGTGGCCCGCGCCCCCGCCGAGGTGATTGAAGAGGAACAGCGCCGGGTACAAGACTTCGGCGTGCAGAAAGAACGGTTGGAAGGCGTGCTGGCGCAGTTCGCTTAA
- a CDS encoding HD domain-containing protein, producing MTLPSAALPSPEVAEQLLLDAEALNPGAWVPHSRYVALAAQSIAERHPTLDPERMHTLGLLHDLGRRTGPNKDRHILDGYDFLTALGYTDAARVALTHSFVIPELDTLQGAWDGTPDDFARLGQLLASLTLSEEDRLLQLCDMLALADGFCTMQERMIDVALRYTVNDRTPERWQAQLALKTHFDGVCGVNIYRLLPGLVERFLG from the coding sequence TTGACCCTTCCGAGTGCTGCGCTGCCGAGTCCTGAGGTAGCCGAGCAATTGTTGCTGGACGCCGAAGCTCTGAACCCCGGCGCGTGGGTGCCGCACTCGCGCTATGTGGCGCTGGCCGCCCAGTCCATTGCCGAGCGGCATCCCACCCTAGACCCGGAGCGGATGCATACGCTGGGGCTGCTGCACGACCTAGGCCGCCGCACCGGGCCGAATAAAGACCGTCATATTCTGGACGGCTACGACTTTTTAACGGCGCTGGGCTACACCGACGCGGCCCGAGTTGCCCTGACCCATTCCTTCGTGATTCCCGAACTGGACACCCTGCAAGGCGCGTGGGACGGCACGCCGGACGATTTTGCGCGGCTGGGGCAACTGCTGGCTTCCCTCACCCTGTCGGAAGAAGACCGCTTGCTGCAACTGTGCGACATGTTGGCGCTGGCCGACGGCTTTTGCACCATGCAGGAGCGGATGATAGATGTGGCGCTGCGCTATACCGTCAATGACCGCACGCCGGAGAGGTGGCAAGCTCAACTGGCCCTCAAAACCCATTTCGATGGGGTCTGCGGCGTCAACATCTACCGCCTGCTGCCGGGACTGGTAGAGCGGTTTCTGGGGTAA
- a CDS encoding cysteine desulfurase family protein: MIYLDYAATHPMTPEALAAYAQAAALPGNPASVHGAGQAARERLEEGRARVAAVLNTDPRNLIANSGGTEGDNHVLLGMARAWQEQHGSPGHLITTPTEHSAVLAPSRALAAQGWAVTWLAPDSHGRYTPDQLAEALRPDTALVSIHHANNEIGTVQDTPALAAVAAARGVPYHSDAVQAPGVLKLDVAAWGVTFATISAHKWGGPRGVGFLYVRRGTVLPAITLGGGQEGGLRPGTQDTAGVYAAGVALTQAEAERDATFAHLSALQARFMGRISAIPNLRVNHPPDGSPKVVSVTLPGADGEALLMNLDMLGIAASAGSACAAGTMQPSHVLSAIGLSEPDARASLRFSFGRATTDAEVDQAADALAQAAAWSRG, encoded by the coding sequence ATGATTTACCTCGATTACGCGGCCACCCACCCCATGACCCCGGAAGCGCTGGCGGCCTACGCGCAGGCGGCGGCGTTGCCGGGCAATCCGGCCAGCGTGCACGGCGCGGGGCAGGCGGCCCGTGAGCGGCTGGAAGAAGGCCGGGCGCGGGTGGCCGCCGTCCTGAACACCGATCCGCGCAACCTGATCGCCAACAGCGGTGGCACCGAGGGCGATAACCATGTGCTGCTGGGCATGGCGCGGGCGTGGCAGGAACAACATGGCAGCCCCGGCCACCTGATTACCACGCCCACCGAGCATTCGGCGGTGCTGGCCCCTTCCCGCGCCTTGGCCGCGCAGGGCTGGGCCGTGACTTGGCTGGCCCCCGATTCGCATGGCCGCTACACCCCAGACCAACTGGCCGAAGCACTGCGCCCCGACACCGCGCTGGTCAGCATTCACCACGCCAACAACGAGATCGGCACCGTGCAGGACACGCCCGCGCTGGCCGCCGTCGCCGCTGCAAGGGGCGTGCCCTACCACTCCGACGCGGTGCAGGCTCCCGGCGTGCTGAAGCTGGATGTGGCCGCGTGGGGCGTGACTTTTGCCACCATCAGCGCCCACAAATGGGGCGGGCCGCGTGGCGTGGGCTTCCTGTACGTGCGGCGCGGCACGGTGCTGCCTGCCATCACGTTGGGCGGCGGGCAGGAAGGCGGCCTGCGCCCCGGCACGCAGGACACGGCGGGCGTGTACGCGGCGGGTGTGGCTCTCACTCAGGCCGAGGCCGAGCGGGACGCCACGTTTGCCCACCTGTCGGCCCTGCAAGCGCGGTTCATGGGGCGTATTTCAGCCATTCCCAACCTGCGCGTCAACCATCCACCTGACGGCAGCCCCAAAGTCGTGTCGGTGACACTGCCGGGGGCCGATGGAGAAGCCCTGCTGATGAATCTGGACATGTTGGGCATCGCCGCGAGTGCCGGGAGTGCCTGCGCCGCCGGAACCATGCAGCCCAGCCATGTGCTGAGCGCTATTGGCCTGAGTGAACCCGACGCCCGCGCCAGCCTGCGCTTTTCTTTTGGGCGGGCCACCACCGATGCCGAAGTAGACCAAGCGGCAGACGCTTTGGCACAGGCGGCGGCATGGAGCCGGGGTTGA
- a CDS encoding PASTA domain-containing protein: MTGPEARSQSDLGALPPVAVIDGKYEVVRELSREGNVTVNEVRAGEGVTRRVAWFDVTTPADRQGFHAYRTALRAVQPAGLTDVVARPGAYYAVWQPVAGLPLADLLAQPKKQEETVEALRELTANLAENGFALSDADVVLDGLEPRVAYLRPAPPTRTPEEVIALNQTTLAPLLGSKIKRKRQPGAWLTFIPGLLFLGGAGYLGAQAAQVYLNPPVREVSAVTGQNAQTAATALAKAGFQVEYTDGESAGLPVGAVIRQDPAAGTNLPVGRQVVLTVNNPPPLTVPRLEELTPDQARAALRDLSLTLGKVVKVDGSLTNTPEGRIIAQLPEPGATMQRGQSVQIMVSTGVKGKQTWIADLTGMTYAQAREHARAAGLVVTKVTQQPSDRTENTVLEQTPAPYVRVSAGSPVTLTVATARYTAPSLPAGSLPLPPPYVPPVPVQPEPPAEEPVQPEPTPEPVPDPVPEATPDPVTPDAEPVTPDSIPATPPTNEIAPDANAPASRSINFQYTFPADLPAGSYTIVVRDQDGEREVLSATDSGQLAGATASKSDLAVRGDTVFVIRRDGQEFATVAP, encoded by the coding sequence ATGACTGGCCCGGAAGCGCGTTCACAATCAGACCTTGGGGCGCTGCCGCCTGTCGCAGTCATTGACGGCAAATATGAAGTCGTGCGCGAACTGTCCCGTGAGGGCAACGTCACGGTCAATGAGGTGCGGGCGGGCGAGGGCGTGACCCGGCGTGTGGCGTGGTTCGATGTGACCACGCCCGCAGATCGGCAGGGCTTTCACGCGTACCGAACGGCGCTCCGGGCGGTTCAGCCTGCGGGCCTGACCGACGTGGTGGCGCGGCCCGGAGCGTATTACGCGGTGTGGCAACCGGTGGCCGGACTGCCATTGGCCGATCTGCTGGCCCAGCCCAAAAAGCAGGAAGAAACGGTGGAAGCCCTGCGCGAACTGACCGCGAACTTGGCCGAAAACGGCTTTGCCCTCAGCGACGCCGATGTGGTGCTGGACGGCCTAGAGCCGCGTGTGGCTTACCTGCGCCCCGCCCCGCCTACCCGCACACCCGAAGAAGTCATTGCGCTGAATCAGACGACGTTGGCCCCCTTGTTGGGCAGCAAAATCAAGCGCAAGCGGCAACCGGGGGCGTGGCTTACCTTCATTCCCGGCCTGCTGTTTCTGGGCGGCGCGGGCTACTTGGGAGCGCAGGCGGCGCAGGTGTACCTCAACCCGCCCGTGCGCGAGGTCTCGGCGGTGACGGGCCAGAATGCCCAGACCGCAGCCACCGCGCTCGCCAAAGCCGGATTTCAGGTGGAATACACCGACGGCGAGAGCGCGGGCCTGCCAGTGGGCGCAGTCATTCGTCAAGACCCGGCTGCTGGAACCAATCTGCCTGTGGGCCGCCAAGTCGTCCTGACGGTCAACAATCCGCCGCCGCTGACGGTGCCCCGGTTGGAAGAACTGACGCCCGATCAGGCCCGCGCCGCCCTGCGTGACCTGTCGCTGACGCTGGGCAAGGTGGTCAAGGTCGACGGCAGCCTCACCAATACCCCCGAAGGCCGGATTATCGCGCAGCTGCCTGAACCCGGCGCGACCATGCAGCGCGGTCAATCGGTGCAGATCATGGTGTCTACGGGCGTGAAAGGCAAACAGACGTGGATTGCCGACCTGACCGGCATGACCTACGCGCAGGCCCGCGAACACGCCCGCGCCGCCGGATTGGTGGTCACCAAGGTGACGCAGCAGCCCAGTGACCGCACCGAAAACACTGTGCTGGAGCAGACGCCTGCGCCTTATGTGCGCGTGTCGGCGGGCAGCCCGGTGACCCTGACCGTCGCCACCGCCCGCTATACCGCCCCTAGCCTGCCAGCGGGCAGTTTGCCCCTGCCCCCGCCTTACGTGCCGCCTGTGCCCGTACAGCCCGAACCCCCGGCAGAAGAGCCTGTGCAGCCGGAGCCGACGCCTGAACCCGTGCCCGATCCTGTGCCCGAAGCGACACCCGATCCGGTCACGCCCGACGCCGAACCCGTGACGCCCGACTCCATCCCCGCCACCCCGCCCACCAACGAAATTGCCCCGGATGCCAACGCCCCGGCTTCCCGCAGCATCAACTTCCAGTACACCTTCCCCGCCGATCTGCCCGCCGGAAGCTACACCATCGTCGTGCGCGATCAGGACGGCGAGCGCGAGGTGTTGTCGGCCACCGACAGCGGGCAACTGGCCGGAGCCACCGCCAGCAAAAGCGACCTAGCCGTGCGCGGCGACACCGTGTTCGTGATCCGCCGCGACGGACAGGAATTTGCCACCGTTGCGCCGTAA
- a CDS encoding AzlD domain-containing protein — protein sequence MSVLLVIFLMWAVTYPVRWLGLSLGRLHLPPFWLSFLQFVPVSVFAALVLPEVLSSPEWPRRLVACVVGGLLMWRTGSLAPGILGGFAAYWGARLLGL from the coding sequence ATGAGCGTGCTGCTCGTTATTTTTCTGATGTGGGCCGTGACCTACCCGGTGCGCTGGCTGGGCCTGAGCCTAGGCCGCCTGCATTTGCCCCCGTTCTGGCTGTCGTTCCTGCAATTTGTGCCCGTCAGCGTGTTCGCCGCCCTCGTACTGCCTGAAGTGCTAAGCAGCCCCGAATGGCCGCGCCGCCTCGTGGCCTGCGTGGTGGGCGGCCTGCTGATGTGGCGCACCGGAAGTCTGGCCCCCGGAATCTTGGGCGGATTCGCGGCGTATTGGGGAGCGCGGTTGCTGGGGCTGTAG
- a CDS encoding AzlC family ABC transporter permease: protein MPLWLGMVPFAVAYAVTARAAGLSVLETQLMSVTVFAGASQFAAAGLFVSGANALGIIATTALLNARHVLYGLSLSRTLPLTRPQRVLAAQFLTDEAYGVAVVRGPQEPGGLSFAFLLGAELSLYFIWNLSTLVGALAGAVLPDPAALGVAVVFPLAFLGLLVPLLKDRLTVLVALASGLGAWGLSRVLPGGLVILLAGIGGALLGAFLSTRKQNTETPA from the coding sequence ATGCCCCTGTGGTTGGGCATGGTTCCCTTTGCGGTGGCCTACGCGGTCACAGCGCGGGCGGCGGGCCTCAGCGTGCTGGAAACGCAACTGATGAGCGTCACCGTCTTCGCGGGCGCGTCCCAATTTGCAGCGGCGGGTCTGTTTGTCAGCGGAGCCAACGCGCTGGGCATCATCGCCACCACTGCCCTCCTCAATGCGCGGCATGTGTTGTACGGCCTCAGCCTCTCGCGCACGCTGCCGCTGACCCGGCCCCAGCGCGTGCTGGCCGCTCAATTTCTCACCGATGAAGCCTACGGGGTGGCGGTGGTGCGCGGCCCGCAGGAACCCGGTGGCCTCAGCTTCGCCTTCCTGCTGGGCGCGGAACTGAGCCTGTATTTCATCTGGAATCTGTCTACGCTGGTGGGTGCATTGGCAGGCGCGGTGCTGCCCGATCCGGCGGCGTTGGGTGTAGCCGTCGTCTTTCCGCTGGCCTTTCTGGGTCTGCTGGTGCCGCTCCTCAAAGACCGCCTGACCGTGCTGGTGGCGCTGGCTTCTGGACTGGGCGCCTGGGGCCTGTCGCGTGTGCTTCCGGGCGGCTTGGTCATTTTACTGGCCGGAATCGGCGGGGCATTGTTGGGGGCCTTCCTGTCTACCCGCAAGCAGAACACGGAAACCCCAGCATGA
- a CDS encoding MerR family transcriptional regulator produces MGELSKLARVSIRTLHHYDELGLLKPSARTEGNYRLYSAGDIERLHRILMFRELGLPLHEIRAVLDDPDADEIETLKLQRSLLQERARRNQAMLDALDTLLAAAEGAKTMTDMNKEDLSKLFDGFDPAEYEQEAKDRWGDTDAYKQSTERVKRYTKQDWESIKAEMGAINAAYIGLMDAGTPPDSPEASAMVARHHAHQCRWYYDSSPEMFSNVSEMWVNDPRFTKNIDKARAGLAAYQYAAVQAWAEKL; encoded by the coding sequence GTGGGCGAACTGTCCAAATTGGCCCGCGTCAGCATTCGCACGCTGCACCATTACGACGAACTGGGGCTGCTGAAACCCTCGGCCCGCACGGAAGGCAATTACCGCCTGTATTCGGCGGGCGATATAGAACGCCTGCACCGCATTCTGATGTTCCGAGAACTGGGATTGCCCCTGCACGAGATTCGCGCCGTGCTGGACGATCCTGACGCCGACGAAATAGAAACGCTGAAGCTTCAGCGGAGTTTGTTGCAGGAACGGGCCAGACGCAATCAGGCCATGCTGGACGCCCTAGACACCCTACTGGCCGCCGCCGAAGGAGCAAAGACCATGACCGACATGAACAAAGAAGACCTGAGCAAACTGTTCGACGGCTTCGATCCCGCCGAGTACGAGCAGGAAGCCAAAGACCGCTGGGGCGACACCGACGCCTACAAGCAGAGTACCGAGCGCGTGAAGCGGTACACCAAGCAGGACTGGGAAAGCATCAAGGCAGAAATGGGTGCCATTAACGCCGCTTACATCGGCCTGATGGACGCCGGAACGCCGCCCGATTCGCCCGAAGCCAGCGCTATGGTTGCCCGGCACCACGCGCACCAGTGCCGCTGGTACTACGATTCCTCACCCGAAATGTTCTCCAACGTCAGCGAAATGTGGGTCAACGATCCGAGATTCACGAAGAATATTGACAAGGCGCGGGCGGGATTGGCGGCCTATCAGTATGCGGCGGTACAGGCGTGGGCTGAAAAGCTGTAA